In Parvularculales bacterium, the sequence TTGAAACGCCGGAAGAGCGCAACTGGGTGCAATTCACCCTGCGCCCGGAAGCCCGATTTGCCGACGGTTCGCCTGTCACGGTCGATGACGTTGTTTTTTCTCTGAAAACACTGCGCGAGAAAGGACGACCTAACCACCGTTTTTATTACTCGAAAGTCGTCAGCATAGAACGCCCTGCCCCGCGAACGGTGAGGTTTGTCTTTGCCGACGGCAGCGACCGTGAACTCCCTCTTATTCTGGGTCTTATGCCCATTATCTCTAAGGCGTTTTTCTCGCAATATTCCATACAGGATGCGGATTTTACAAAACCACTGGGAAGCGGTCCCTATCAGATAAAAAGTGCCGAGCCCGGCAAGCGGGTTGTCTTTCAGCGTAACCCGAACTATTGGGGGCGTGATTTAGCCGTCAATAAGGGCCGCCATAATTTTGATGAAATTGTTTATGACTATTATCAGGATGACGGCATTGCCTTTGAAGCCTTCAAGGCGGGACTTTATGACGTGCGTTTTGAACCGGACCCTACCCGCTGGATAACGGGATATGATTTTCCTGACGCCCGGGAAGGTCATGTTGTCACACGTGCCATTACCCGCTCAACGCCCTCCGGTATGACGGGGTTTGTGTTTAACAGTTCCCGCACTATTTTCAGTGATGTCAGAGTGCGCAAAGCTCTCGGGCTATTGTTTGATTTCGAATGGATTAACAAGAACCTCTACCACGGCGTTTATACCCGCACCCGGAGTTATTTTGATAATTCCGGCCTGTCATCTCACGGGCGGGCGGCCAGTACCCGGGAACGGGCTTTGCTGACTCCCTTTCCTCAGGCGGTTACGCCGGAGATTATGGAGCATGGCTATCAGGCTCCCGTCAGCGACGGCACGGGGCGTGACAGAACCCTCCGCCGCGAAGCCATAAAAATTCTTGAGGACGCAGGCTGGCATACGCGTGACGGGCAACTTAAAAGAATAGAAGACGGTACGCCGTTTAGTTTTGAGATCCTGATCACGGATTCCGACAAAGAAAGACTCGCCTTGATTTTTGCCGATAGTCTGAAACGGGTGGGCATTAAAGCGGCGTTGCGGGTGGTTGACGACAGTCAATATCAAAAGCGCCTACAGACGCGCGATTTTGACATGATTATCAATTTCTGGCCGAGTTCTCTTTCTCCGGGAAATGAGCAGCTTGTTTATTGGGCATCACAATCGGCAGACCAGCCGGGAACCCGCAATTATATGGGTGTTCGCAGCGCGGCCGTCGATGCCATGATTGAGGCTCTTCTGCTCGCCCGCAACAGAACGGATTTCACCGCTGCGGTACGTTCTTTAGACCGGGTTTTATTGTCCGGCTATTATGTTATTCCCCTGTTTTTTACACCGGATGACTGGGTAGCTTTTAGAAACACCATCGGCGTTCCGGATACGGAAACGCTTTACGGTTACCGGATTGATACGTGGTGGCGCAACCCTAATCCCTAAAGGGAATCTCTATAGCAGGTACGAAAGAAACAGAAGCACCTACGGTGATTATCCATCCGTATTTTTAGCGGAGCGAAGGGCCAGACGTATTTTCGGGACCGCATAGTCACCCGACTCGTGGTGATCACTGATACTGGTAAACTCACCATGATCGTTATAAATGAACACGCCGGCAGTGTGATCCATCGTGTAACCGTTTTCCAGTGATATACGTTCATATTTTACCTGAAAGCCTTTGGCCGCTTCGGCAATCTGATCCGGCAAACCCGTGTAACCAACAATGGCCGGATGAAAACTACTCACGTAGTCCGCTAACTCTTCAGTAGAGTCGCGCTCCGGATCAACGGTAATAAAGGCTACATTAATCCGTCCGGCTTCCTCCCCGAGTTCATCCAGCCAACCCGATATCCTGGATAAGGTCGTCGGGCAAATATCAGGACAATACGTAAAACCGAAGAAGATTAGTGCCGGATGGCCGAGCCAATCTTCCGGCTCCGTTTTTTGTCCGGCATGCGAAACCAGTTCGAAGTCCATTTTATTGAGCGGCAAAGGAAGTGCGTACCGCTGTACCTGTTTTGAAGATCCACCCGGTCCATCAACCTGCCACCACCCGACAAAAAGCATCAGCACCAGAAAGCCAATAAAACCGGCTAATCCCGTCAAGATTTTTTTTGGGCGCGAAAACGTCATTGATCAGGACCGGCTGCACCCACACCTTGAACCCGTACAATAACGTCAATCGGCCCGGCCTCCTCAAAAAGCAACGTCATCGGGAAGTGATCACCTTTTTTCAAAGGTTGTTGCAGCATCATCAGCATAATGTGATGCCCGCCCGGTGCTAATATAACCGCCCCTTCAGCGGGAATTTCAACACGACCTGCGGGTCCCATGCCGGCAACACCGTCCTTTATTTCCGTTTTGTGGAGTTCGGCCAGACCGGCAACCGGTGTTCTGATGTCCGTCAAAACATCTGAGGTCCGTCCGGTGTTTTTGATCGTCAGAAAAGCGGCAGATGGGCGGGATATTCCAATAGAGGCCCGCGCCCATGGTTGCTCGATAACCATATCGCCGACGCGTGTGGAACCGGCAAAAGACGGCAATGAAACGGCAACAGTCAGAATTGCAAAGAGTGAAAATAATAATTTAAGCATAATCTCATAACTTTTCTTTTAGATCGCCGGCAATTAACTCCGGAGGCGTACCGTAGTCATAAGTGCGCACGAAAGCGCCATCAGGAGAGATCAGATAGACAGATGATGTATGCCCCATGGTATAGCCGTCCGGAGCCGTGTCCTGCTCCTGTTTCTCGAAATATACCCTGAAAGCCTGTGCCGCACCGGCAACCTGTTTACCGGTTCCGGTCAGTCCCGTGATCGCCGGATGGAAAGCCGAGACATACTCACCCAGAGGTTTAACCCTGTCGCGCTCCGGATCAATGGAAATGAACAAAGGCTTTACCGCTTCCGCCTTTGAACCGAGCAGATCCATGACCCGGGCGAGTTCCGCCAATGTCGTCGGACAGATGTCGGGGCAGTGAGTGAACCCGAAAAAGACCAGCAGCCATTTTCCCCGGTAAGTTTGTCCGGTTACGGGTTTTCCCAAATGGTCGGTTAAGGAAAAGGATGGGAAAAAATCCGCTGCCGACGTGCCCTGTGGCCCATCCGTCCTATCCGGATCATTATGATCCCGGACGTTGAAAATAATAAAAGCGGCTAATGCAACAACAACGGTTGCCCAAAGAACGAGACGAAGTTTTTTCATGCCTCCCCTACCCTCACCTTAAGCATTCGGGCTTTCACTATTGTGTATAATTTCCCTAAAGGACCTGAGCAGACTTAAGAGCCGTTATGCGCTCACGCGATACGCCCCATTCCTGCAAAATATTTTCCATGTTTTCATCAGGATAAGATTGCACCGCAGAGGGCGTTCCTTCAAATCTTGGCGCCACATTAGGCTGCACGACACCATCAATCTCTATGAAAGTCTGGCGGGCCGCATTATGCGGATGATGGCCGGCTTCCCACAAAGAAAGAACCGGCGCGAAACATACATCCGTTCCCTCCATCAGCTCGCACCATTCGTCACGGGTTTTAGTGCGAAAGACCCGGGCAATTTTTTCTTTTAAGTCCGGCCAGCGCCCGCGTTCCATCTGCGGGTCAAAATCTTTATCTTCAAGCCCTGCTTTTTCACGCAATAAAGCATAAAATTGCGGCTCAATAGAGCCGACGGAGATCCACTTGCCGTCGGACGTCTCATAGGTATCATAAAAATGGGCTCCGCCATCAAGAAGGTTTTCACCATGATTAGGTGACCATGCACCACTCGCCGCAAATCCATAAAACATGGACATCAAAGAGGCGGCTCCATCCGTCATGGCGCAGTCAATCACCTGCCCCTTGCCAGATCGCCCGGCCTCAAACAAGGCCGCACACAGACCCATGGCCAGATAAAGAGCGCCTCCGCCGAAGTCCCCCACCAGATTAAGGGGCGGCACCGGTTTGTTTCCGGGAGCGCCGATCGCATGAAGCGCTCCAATGAGAGAAATGTAGTTAATGTCATGTCCGGCCGCATTAGATAAGGGTCCCGTCTGCCCCCAACCGGTCATGCGGCCATAGACGAGACGCGGATTACGTTCGAGGCACACATCCGGTCCCAGTCCCAAACGCTCCATGACGCCGGGCCGGAACCCTTCAATAAGAGCGTCAGCGCTTTCTAAAAGATGCAGACAGGTTTCAATGCCTTCCCACTTTTTCAAATCAAGAGCAATAACCCGCCGCCCGCGCGCAAGAATATCGTTTTTGCCGGCCCTGGGGGCACCCTTGCGGTTAATGCGGACAACCTCCGCCCCCATGTCGGACAACAGCATGGCGCAAAACGGTCCGGGACCGATTCCCGCAAACTCAATAATTTTAACTCCTGAAAGCGGACCCTGCCCCATGATGATTCTCCTCAAATTGTCTCCGTTTTCTCATTATAAACCGCTCCTCCCCTCCGGCCAAGGGAGGGGCTTGTCTTTTTGATGACTCCCGGTCTCAAGCCCGACTATACTGGCCTAGACTCACAGGAATAAGACCCCGCAGAAAAGATCAGGCAACTTCATGGATATTGACGTCTTATCTGACACTATTTGCCCGTGGTGCTATATCGGCAAAAAACGCCTGCAACGGGCTGCCGCCGAACGGGAGTCTCTCGACCTTCAGATTTTCTGGCGGCCCTTTCAACTGGACCCGACGTTGCCGCCCGAGGGGATAGACAGAAAAACCTATATGAAACGCAAATTCGGCGACCGGGATATGCGGGGAGCATACGAAGCACTTCGTGAGGCAGGCGATCAGGAAGGCATTGATTTTGCGTTTGAGGATATCAAACGCACTCCCAACACTTTTGACTCTCACCGTCTTATTCGCTGGGCAGGCTCCGCCGGTTGTCAGGACAAGGTGGTTGATCTTTTATTCGAAGCTTATTTTGAACAGGGACGCGATATCGGCACGGCTGACGTACTGGTTGAAATTGCCGGTGACACGGACATGGATGCATCTCTGGTTAAAGATTTGCTGGACACCGACGCCGACCGGGATCTTATTGCCAGAGAAATGACGCTGGCTCATCAAATGGGCGTTCAGGGTGTTCCGTATTTTATTGCAGACCACAAATCGGCGATTGTGGGTGCTCAGGAGTCAGACGTGCTGGTCAAACTTATGGATCATGCGGCGCAAGACTCCTCTCCTTCATGATATGCATCTTTGACGCGGTGTGAATCCCATCTGATAACAGGAGACTAAAAATGCTACTTGATACCCCTATTTGTGATTTTGGCCGGAAGGCTCCAGCTTTTACCCTTGCCGATCCTGACGGGAAAAACTACTCATTCGATGATGTCATGGGCAAAAAGGGTTTACTGGTTGCTTTTATCTGCAACCATTGTCCCTACGTACAGGCGATCATCGACCGTCTGGTTACCGATGCCAAAGCCCTGCAAGAGGATGGCATCGGTGTGGCGGCCATCATGCCCAATGATTACAGTTATGTGCCGGATGACAGCCCGGCCAATATGAAAAAGTTTGCGGCGCAACACGGGATGACTTTCCCGTATCTTGTCGATGAAACGCAAGAGGTCGCTAAA encodes:
- a CDS encoding extracellular solute-binding protein, translated to MFFTVALCLLLPPAAPSYAAPAHGIAMHGMPDYPPDFKHFSYVNPDAPKGGRITYAAVGSFDSLNPLTVKGIAALNIRALVYESLMARSYDEPFSLYGLIAESIETPEERNWVQFTLRPEARFADGSPVTVDDVVFSLKTLREKGRPNHRFYYSKVVSIERPAPRTVRFVFADGSDRELPLILGLMPIISKAFFSQYSIQDADFTKPLGSGPYQIKSAEPGKRVVFQRNPNYWGRDLAVNKGRHNFDEIVYDYYQDDGIAFEAFKAGLYDVRFEPDPTRWITGYDFPDAREGHVVTRAITRSTPSGMTGFVFNSSRTIFSDVRVRKALGLLFDFEWINKNLYHGVYTRTRSYFDNSGLSSHGRAASTRERALLTPFPQAVTPEIMEHGYQAPVSDGTGRDRTLRREAIKILEDAGWHTRDGQLKRIEDGTPFSFEILITDSDKERLALIFADSLKRVGIKAALRVVDDSQYQKRLQTRDFDMIINFWPSSLSPGNEQLVYWASQSADQPGTRNYMGVRSAAVDAMIEALLLARNRTDFTAAVRSLDRVLLSGYYVIPLFFTPDDWVAFRNTIGVPDTETLYGYRIDTWWRNPNP
- a CDS encoding SCO family protein encodes the protein MTFSRPKKILTGLAGFIGFLVLMLFVGWWQVDGPGGSSKQVQRYALPLPLNKMDFELVSHAGQKTEPEDWLGHPALIFFGFTYCPDICPTTLSRISGWLDELGEEAGRINVAFITVDPERDSTEELADYVSSFHPAIVGYTGLPDQIAEAAKGFQVKYERISLENGYTMDHTAGVFIYNDHGEFTSISDHHESGDYAVPKIRLALRSAKNTDG
- a CDS encoding copper chaperone PCu(A)C, coding for MLKLLFSLFAILTVAVSLPSFAGSTRVGDMVIEQPWARASIGISRPSAAFLTIKNTGRTSDVLTDIRTPVAGLAELHKTEIKDGVAGMGPAGRVEIPAEGAVILAPGGHHIMLMMLQQPLKKGDHFPMTLLFEEAGPIDVIVRVQGVGAAGPDQ
- a CDS encoding SCO family protein, whose product is MKKLRLVLWATVVVALAAFIIFNVRDHNDPDRTDGPQGTSAADFFPSFSLTDHLGKPVTGQTYRGKWLLVFFGFTHCPDICPTTLAELARVMDLLGSKAEAVKPLFISIDPERDRVKPLGEYVSAFHPAITGLTGTGKQVAGAAQAFRVYFEKQEQDTAPDGYTMGHTSSVYLISPDGAFVRTYDYGTPPELIAGDLKEKL
- a CDS encoding CaiB/BaiF CoA-transferase family protein codes for the protein MGQGPLSGVKIIEFAGIGPGPFCAMLLSDMGAEVVRINRKGAPRAGKNDILARGRRVIALDLKKWEGIETCLHLLESADALIEGFRPGVMERLGLGPDVCLERNPRLVYGRMTGWGQTGPLSNAAGHDINYISLIGALHAIGAPGNKPVPPLNLVGDFGGGALYLAMGLCAALFEAGRSGKGQVIDCAMTDGAASLMSMFYGFAASGAWSPNHGENLLDGGAHFYDTYETSDGKWISVGSIEPQFYALLREKAGLEDKDFDPQMERGRWPDLKEKIARVFRTKTRDEWCELMEGTDVCFAPVLSLWEAGHHPHNAARQTFIEIDGVVQPNVAPRFEGTPSAVQSYPDENMENILQEWGVSRERITALKSAQVL
- a CDS encoding DsbA family oxidoreductase — translated: MDIDVLSDTICPWCYIGKKRLQRAAAERESLDLQIFWRPFQLDPTLPPEGIDRKTYMKRKFGDRDMRGAYEALREAGDQEGIDFAFEDIKRTPNTFDSHRLIRWAGSAGCQDKVVDLLFEAYFEQGRDIGTADVLVEIAGDTDMDASLVKDLLDTDADRDLIAREMTLAHQMGVQGVPYFIADHKSAIVGAQESDVLVKLMDHAAQDSSPS
- a CDS encoding thioredoxin family protein, coding for MLLDTPICDFGRKAPAFTLADPDGKNYSFDDVMGKKGLLVAFICNHCPYVQAIIDRLVTDAKALQEDGIGVAAIMPNDYSYVPDDSPANMKKFAAQHGMTFPYLVDETQEVAKSYDAVCTPDFFGFNADGELQYRGRLDDIKMDRNAENRTPELLNAMRQVAETGGGPEKQTPSMGCSIKWS